A genomic segment from Bombus affinis isolate iyBomAffi1 chromosome 13, iyBomAffi1.2, whole genome shotgun sequence encodes:
- the LOC126923179 gene encoding uncharacterized protein LOC126923179 isoform X2 has product MSGRVQKESADDSDRIDDAVDPRVQIELERLNTATDDINKLEVDLDEARATFRELLCESTVKIDSLAKKLGACIEKSRPYYDARFKAKEALHETQKAAIRFERANSQHAAAKEMVYLAEEGLRTEGRCFDHAWQEMLNHATARVNESEHERALSEAEHRHTTALYHKAEHDVQRLQRELKRAIAKSRPYYEMKAHFNQMLEEQKLRVSALERSVGEAKMTYAEALRNLEKISDEIHRTRKYDGADDFDKSSRDTVGQPSLQPNAGTPTDSSVTGSPDSTDYTSDEYLRLPDKISPSTQCPVPTRIDREPSSEYLGLSNLNVSSTEPRKYIKRDRPKSIAATDTKHIITLNQTSSSTSRLSDLSNILSPIEKRVKIQTPVDLKSINNTVQNGEEWTEISLNNSPDEVYYNNEVYSDEEDQIPYKPLPMDLTPESNNPPTNGANIQSFSETASRKKLVTQKSLPAMPKGNEVSLSSEKKTEVTRSPSMKSKSKLDTSLANWITRSSAGSEASGGSSANSSRRQSLDMLWSAGTGERVKEFLNHGMMMLNISSLTERRFNEPKIAERDKERSEKSEKVEGKGKKVPSPLEKTMTYLNADEETSDSESLASVEMLTEDQISSLMMEPDMNQVCQEILGTPLVEVCPLLQQLQQQQ; this is encoded by the exons ATGAGTGGACGTGTGCAGAAAGAGAGTGCCGATGATTCCGATCGTATTGACGATGCAGTGGATCCTAGAGTACAG ATTGAACTTGAAAGATTGAATACTGCTACCGATGATATCAACAAGCTTGAGGTTGACTTAGAC GAAGCAAGAGCAACTTTTAGGGAATTACTTTGTGAATCTACGGTTAAAATTGATAGCTTAGCTAAGAAACTTGGCGCATGCATTGAAAAATCTAGGCCATATTATGATGCCAGATTTAAAGCGAAAGAA GCTTTACACGAAACACAAAAGGCTGCAATTAGATTTGAAAGAGCCAATAGCCAGCATGCAGCAGCCAAAGAGATGGTTTACTTAGCCGAAGAAGGATTAAGGACAGAGGGAAGATGTTTTGATCATGCTTGGCAG gaGATGTTAAATCATGCAACTGCCAGAGTCAATGAATCCGAGCATGAGAGAGCTTTGTCGGAAGCAGAGCATAGACACACTACTGCTCTATATCATAAAGCAGAACACGACGTTCAAAGATTACAACGTGAACTAAAGCGTGCAATTGCTAAATCTAG GCCATATTACGAAATGAAAGCGCATTTTAATCAAATGCTGGAAGAGCAAAAGTTAAGAGTAAGTGCATTAGAAAGATCAGTGGGTGAAGCTAAAATGACTTACGCCGAAGCGCTGAGAAACTTAGAAAAAATCAGCGATGAAATCCATAGG ACTAGAAAGTATGATGGAGCAGATGATTTCGATAAATCTTCGAGAGATACCGTTGGCCAACCTTCTCTACAGCCCAATGCGGGAACTCCAACCGATTCTAGCGTTACTGGATCACCCGATAGTACAGATTATACTAGCGACGAATACTTGCGCCTTCCTGATAAGATAAGCCCTAGTACACAATGTCCTGTGCCTACAAGA ATCGATAGAGAGCCTTCTTCCGAATATTTGGGCCTAAGTAACTTGAATGTTTCATCCACAGAACCGCGGAAATATATCAAACGAGACCGTCCAAAAAGTATTGCAGCAACTGATACGAAACATATCATAACACTGAATCAAACAAGCTCTTCAACCTCACGGTTGTCAGACTTGTCGAATATTCTTTCGCCGATAGAAAAACGAGTGAAAATACAAACACCAGTGGATTTAAAAAGCATTAATAACACTGTACAAAACGGGGAGGAATGGACAGAAATTAGTTTAAATAATTCTCCGGACGAAGTATATTACAATAACGAAGTATACTCGGACGAAGAAGATCAAATTCCTTATAAACCGCTACCAATGGACTTGACTCCAGAAAGTAACAACCCACCCACCAATGGTGCAAATATTCAGTCGTTCAGTGAAACAGCTAGTCGAAAGAAATTAGTAACCCAAAAGTCATTACCTGCTATGCCGAAAGGAAACGAAGTTAGTCTAAGCAGTGAAAAGAAAACGGAAGTAACAAGGAGTCCGTCAATGAAAAGTAAAAGCAAACTCGATACTAGTTTAGCTAATTGGATAACCAGAAGTTCAGCTGGCAGTGAAGCTAGTGGAGGTAGTTCAG CAAACTCAAGTAGAAGACAGTCCCTTGATATGTTATGGAGTGCCGGCACAGGAGAACGGGTGAAAGAATTCCTCAATCATGGAATGATGATGTTGAACATATCTAGCCTTACGGAACGACGTTTCAATGAACCAAAGATAGCAGAGAGAGACAAGGAGAGATCTGAAAAGTCTGAGAAAGTGGAAGGGAAAGGGAAGAAAGTTCCTAGTCCATTAGAAAAAACAATGACCTATCTTAATGCGGACGAGGAAACATCCGATAGCGAAAGCTTAGCAAG CGTGGAAATGTTAACGGAGGATCAGATTTCTTCGCTTATGATGGAACCCGACATGAATCAAGTATGTCAAGAAATTCTAGGAACGCCTTTAGTCGAGGTCTGTCCGTTATTGCAACAACTGCAACAACAACAATAG
- the LOC126923195 gene encoding chloride intracellular channel exc-4 isoform X1: MADDSHENGTSNGDVPEIELIIKASTIDGRRKGACLFCQEYFMDLYLLAELKTISLKVTTVDMQKPPPDFRTNFQATPPPILIDNGDAILENEKIERHIMKNIPGGHNLFVQDKEVATLVENLFSKLKLLLLNAKDKDKDPKSSSLMAHLRKIDEHLGRKGTRFLTGDTMCCFDCELMPRLQHIRVAGKYFADFEIPETLVHLWRYMHHMYRLDAFLQSCPADQDIINHYKLQQSMKMKKHEELETPTFTTSIPIEVNDD, translated from the exons ATGGCGGACGACAGCCACGAGAATGGCACGAGCAACGGCGACGTTCCCGAGATCGAGCTGATCATCAAG GCATCTACGATCGACGGTCGCCGAAAGGGTGCGTGCCTCTTCTGCCAGGAATACTTTATGGACTTGTATCTCCTCGCCGAATTGAAAACGATCTCTCTAAAAGTGACCACGGTCGACATGCAGAAACCGCCGCCCGATTTCCGTACCAATTTCCAGGCAACGCCACCGCCGATCCTAATCGATAACGGCGACGCGATATTGGAAAACGAGAAAATCGAACGGCACATAATGAAGAACATTCCCGGTGGACACAATCTCTTCGTGCAAGACAAAGAAGTGGCTACACTCGTTGAAAACTTGTTCAGT AAATTGAAACTGTTACTGCTGAACGCGAAGGATAAGGATAAAGATCCGAAATCGTCGTCCCTGATGGCACACTTGCGCAAAATCGACGAGCATCTGGGTCGTAAGGGTACTCGTTTCCTCACAGGCGACACGATGTGCTGTTTCGACTGTGAACTTATGCCACGACTCCAACATATCAGGGTGGCCGGCAAATACTTTGCGGACTTTGAGATTCCGGAGACTTTGGTGCATCTCTGGCGATATATGCATCATATGTACAGGCTGGATGCCTTCTTACAAAGTTGCCCAGCCGATCAGGATATCATCAACCATTACAAATTACAACAG AGCATGAAAATGAAGAAGCACGAAGAGCTAGAGACCCCGACATTCACCACTAGTATTCCAATCGAGGTAAACGACGACTAG
- the LOC126923195 gene encoding chloride intracellular channel exc-4 isoform X2 codes for MASTIDGRRKGACLFCQEYFMDLYLLAELKTISLKVTTVDMQKPPPDFRTNFQATPPPILIDNGDAILENEKIERHIMKNIPGGHNLFVQDKEVATLVENLFSKLKLLLLNAKDKDKDPKSSSLMAHLRKIDEHLGRKGTRFLTGDTMCCFDCELMPRLQHIRVAGKYFADFEIPETLVHLWRYMHHMYRLDAFLQSCPADQDIINHYKLQQSMKMKKHEELETPTFTTSIPIEVNDD; via the exons ATG GCATCTACGATCGACGGTCGCCGAAAGGGTGCGTGCCTCTTCTGCCAGGAATACTTTATGGACTTGTATCTCCTCGCCGAATTGAAAACGATCTCTCTAAAAGTGACCACGGTCGACATGCAGAAACCGCCGCCCGATTTCCGTACCAATTTCCAGGCAACGCCACCGCCGATCCTAATCGATAACGGCGACGCGATATTGGAAAACGAGAAAATCGAACGGCACATAATGAAGAACATTCCCGGTGGACACAATCTCTTCGTGCAAGACAAAGAAGTGGCTACACTCGTTGAAAACTTGTTCAGT AAATTGAAACTGTTACTGCTGAACGCGAAGGATAAGGATAAAGATCCGAAATCGTCGTCCCTGATGGCACACTTGCGCAAAATCGACGAGCATCTGGGTCGTAAGGGTACTCGTTTCCTCACAGGCGACACGATGTGCTGTTTCGACTGTGAACTTATGCCACGACTCCAACATATCAGGGTGGCCGGCAAATACTTTGCGGACTTTGAGATTCCGGAGACTTTGGTGCATCTCTGGCGATATATGCATCATATGTACAGGCTGGATGCCTTCTTACAAAGTTGCCCAGCCGATCAGGATATCATCAACCATTACAAATTACAACAG AGCATGAAAATGAAGAAGCACGAAGAGCTAGAGACCCCGACATTCACCACTAGTATTCCAATCGAGGTAAACGACGACTAG
- the LOC126923179 gene encoding uncharacterized protein LOC126923179 isoform X1 — translation MSGRVQKESADDSDRIDDAVDPRVQIELERLNTATDDINKLEVDLDEARATFRELLCESTVKIDSLAKKLGACIEKSRPYYDARFKAKEALHETQKAAIRFERANSQHAAAKEMVYLAEEGLRTEGRCFDHAWQEMLNHATARVNESEHERALSEAEHRHTTALYHKAEHDVQRLQRELKRAIAKSSMGARRSLLLINSIAYRHNLLMLPYYEMKAHFNQMLEEQKLRVSALERSVGEAKMTYAEALRNLEKISDEIHRTRKYDGADDFDKSSRDTVGQPSLQPNAGTPTDSSVTGSPDSTDYTSDEYLRLPDKISPSTQCPVPTRIDREPSSEYLGLSNLNVSSTEPRKYIKRDRPKSIAATDTKHIITLNQTSSSTSRLSDLSNILSPIEKRVKIQTPVDLKSINNTVQNGEEWTEISLNNSPDEVYYNNEVYSDEEDQIPYKPLPMDLTPESNNPPTNGANIQSFSETASRKKLVTQKSLPAMPKGNEVSLSSEKKTEVTRSPSMKSKSKLDTSLANWITRSSAGSEASGGSSANSSRRQSLDMLWSAGTGERVKEFLNHGMMMLNISSLTERRFNEPKIAERDKERSEKSEKVEGKGKKVPSPLEKTMTYLNADEETSDSESLASVEMLTEDQISSLMMEPDMNQVCQEILGTPLVEVCPLLQQLQQQQ, via the exons ATGAGTGGACGTGTGCAGAAAGAGAGTGCCGATGATTCCGATCGTATTGACGATGCAGTGGATCCTAGAGTACAG ATTGAACTTGAAAGATTGAATACTGCTACCGATGATATCAACAAGCTTGAGGTTGACTTAGAC GAAGCAAGAGCAACTTTTAGGGAATTACTTTGTGAATCTACGGTTAAAATTGATAGCTTAGCTAAGAAACTTGGCGCATGCATTGAAAAATCTAGGCCATATTATGATGCCAGATTTAAAGCGAAAGAA GCTTTACACGAAACACAAAAGGCTGCAATTAGATTTGAAAGAGCCAATAGCCAGCATGCAGCAGCCAAAGAGATGGTTTACTTAGCCGAAGAAGGATTAAGGACAGAGGGAAGATGTTTTGATCATGCTTGGCAG gaGATGTTAAATCATGCAACTGCCAGAGTCAATGAATCCGAGCATGAGAGAGCTTTGTCGGAAGCAGAGCATAGACACACTACTGCTCTATATCATAAAGCAGAACACGACGTTCAAAGATTACAACGTGAACTAAAGCGTGCAATTGCTAAATCTAG TATGGGTGCACGTCGCAGCTTGCTTCTGATAAACAGTATCGCCTACAGGCACAACTTGCTCATGTT GCCATATTACGAAATGAAAGCGCATTTTAATCAAATGCTGGAAGAGCAAAAGTTAAGAGTAAGTGCATTAGAAAGATCAGTGGGTGAAGCTAAAATGACTTACGCCGAAGCGCTGAGAAACTTAGAAAAAATCAGCGATGAAATCCATAGG ACTAGAAAGTATGATGGAGCAGATGATTTCGATAAATCTTCGAGAGATACCGTTGGCCAACCTTCTCTACAGCCCAATGCGGGAACTCCAACCGATTCTAGCGTTACTGGATCACCCGATAGTACAGATTATACTAGCGACGAATACTTGCGCCTTCCTGATAAGATAAGCCCTAGTACACAATGTCCTGTGCCTACAAGA ATCGATAGAGAGCCTTCTTCCGAATATTTGGGCCTAAGTAACTTGAATGTTTCATCCACAGAACCGCGGAAATATATCAAACGAGACCGTCCAAAAAGTATTGCAGCAACTGATACGAAACATATCATAACACTGAATCAAACAAGCTCTTCAACCTCACGGTTGTCAGACTTGTCGAATATTCTTTCGCCGATAGAAAAACGAGTGAAAATACAAACACCAGTGGATTTAAAAAGCATTAATAACACTGTACAAAACGGGGAGGAATGGACAGAAATTAGTTTAAATAATTCTCCGGACGAAGTATATTACAATAACGAAGTATACTCGGACGAAGAAGATCAAATTCCTTATAAACCGCTACCAATGGACTTGACTCCAGAAAGTAACAACCCACCCACCAATGGTGCAAATATTCAGTCGTTCAGTGAAACAGCTAGTCGAAAGAAATTAGTAACCCAAAAGTCATTACCTGCTATGCCGAAAGGAAACGAAGTTAGTCTAAGCAGTGAAAAGAAAACGGAAGTAACAAGGAGTCCGTCAATGAAAAGTAAAAGCAAACTCGATACTAGTTTAGCTAATTGGATAACCAGAAGTTCAGCTGGCAGTGAAGCTAGTGGAGGTAGTTCAG CAAACTCAAGTAGAAGACAGTCCCTTGATATGTTATGGAGTGCCGGCACAGGAGAACGGGTGAAAGAATTCCTCAATCATGGAATGATGATGTTGAACATATCTAGCCTTACGGAACGACGTTTCAATGAACCAAAGATAGCAGAGAGAGACAAGGAGAGATCTGAAAAGTCTGAGAAAGTGGAAGGGAAAGGGAAGAAAGTTCCTAGTCCATTAGAAAAAACAATGACCTATCTTAATGCGGACGAGGAAACATCCGATAGCGAAAGCTTAGCAAG CGTGGAAATGTTAACGGAGGATCAGATTTCTTCGCTTATGATGGAACCCGACATGAATCAAGTATGTCAAGAAATTCTAGGAACGCCTTTAGTCGAGGTCTGTCCGTTATTGCAACAACTGCAACAACAACAATAG
- the LOC126923190 gene encoding PTB domain-containing engulfment adapter protein 1-like yields MRNSTLLKWAQNSANSKNQTSKNGTNRNWIHPPDALQKGHIAYLVKYLGSTEVDQPKGIEVVKEAICKLKFNQQLRKSEGTKTPKVELTISIDGVAIQEPKTKTSAKRIMHQYPLHRISYCADDKGEKKFFSFIAKEEDAERHTCFVFVSDKLAEEITLTIGQAFDLAYRRFLETSGKDLETQRRCMVLQQKIKRLEHENNVYRQRLQDIAAIKGSADVSAYLSQHNLPDILHVPGATNETTQVNGSANKSSLGNINDSNGNTSNGSQQPPPVPPRSFEKTFDDNFMGSEPTPTPSVGTKLEGLLMDEFEEDFNPRAYETAANGLTNHQSSHNSLLNGQVSSNSNFFSQSNGTTSPPPLLAPPPKAKDSRRQNGLKEDLFGSIPFNPAPSVNAKNEFNDPFEMGEFGATTAISNPSQQELENAIGLLDKKLLEMKDGFSRGLSIDTDDFSLESLDPLRN; encoded by the exons ATGAGAAACTCAACGTTATTGAAATGGGCGCAGAACTCAGCCAACAGTAAAAATCAAACCAGCAAGAATG GAACGAATAGGAATTGGATACACCCACCAGATGCGCTCCAAAAAGGCCACATCGCCTACTTAGTCAAG TATTTGGGCAGCACAGAAGTGGATCAACCTAAAGGCATCGAGGTTGTTAAAGAAGCTATTTGTAAGCTCAAGTTTAATCAACAGTTGAGGAAAAGCGAAGGGACAAAAACACCCAAGGTGGAACTGACCATAAGCATCGACGGAGTTGCAATTCAAGAGCCGAAGACGAAAACATCGGCTAAA CGAATTATGCACCAATATCCACTACATAGAATATCGTACTGTGCTGATGACAAAGGCGAGAAAAAGTTCTTCAGCTTTATCGCAAAAGAGGAAGACGCCGAGAGGCATACTTGCTTCGTCTTCGTTAGCGATAAATTAGCCGAAGAGATCACGTTGACGATCGGCCAAGCCTTCGACTTGGCCTACAGGCGGTTCTTAGAAACATCGGGCAAAGATTTGGAAACGCAAAGGCGCTGCATGGTACTGCagcaaaaaataaaacgatTGGAACACGAGAATAACGTGTATCGCCAGCGGTTACAGGACATAGCTGCTATCAAAGGATCG GCTGACGTGTCAGCATACTTGTCGCAACACAATCTTCCGGATATTCTGCACGTGCCTGGCGCCACGAACGAAACAACGCAAGTAAATGGATCGGCAAATAAATCTTCCCTTGGTAATATAAATGACAGTAATGGGAATACCTCGAATGGATCGCAGCAACCACCTCCGGTTCCTCCAAGGAGTTTCGAGAAAACGTTCGACGATAACTTTATGGG GAGCGAACCTACACCAACACCGTCGGTTGGTACCAAATTGGAAGGGCTGTTGATGGACGAATTCGAGGAGGATTTCAACCCTAGGGCATACGAAACTGCGGCAAATGGTTTGACAAATCATCAATCCAGTCATAACAGTCTTCTAAACGGTCAAGTGTCCTCCAACTCCAACTTTTTCTCACAAAGCAATGGCACTACAAGTCCTCCACCATTAT TGGCCCCACCACCGAAAGCGAAGGATTCCAGACGTCAAAATGGGCTGAAAGAAGATTTATTCGGTAGTATTCCCTTCAATCCCGCACCATCCGTTAACGCAAAAAATGAATTCAATGATCCATTTGAAATGGGCGAATTCGGAGCTACAACGGCGATTTCTAATCCTAGCCAACAAGAATTAGAAAACGCGATTGGTCTTTTAGATAAGAAGCTGCTCGAGATGAAG GATGGTTTTAGTAGAGGTCTGTCAATCGATACTGATGACTTTTCGTTGGAAAGTTTGGATCCGTTGCGAAATTGA